A window from Marinagarivorans cellulosilyticus encodes these proteins:
- a CDS encoding DNA ligase, with protein MIFNLRFLLLVIFFWLSPHSQAQPPRLMLANTYHLEQAIDLSDYWVSEKLDGIRAYWDGTDLKTRNGNTIKLPVHLKNTLPNTPLDGELWLGRQTFDKINALIHTRTPTSQQWLGVQYKVFDLPQYAGEFNERLSTLQAMYAESPNTFWSPVEQFKVENQTQLEQHLLDIEKLGGEGLMLHKGSSLYAGTRTNDLLKLKSFQDAEAVVIGHTAGKGKYTGMVGALIVKIEGGVTFNIGTGLSDADRATPPTIGSVITYKYFGLTHKGTPRFASYLRTRTSKVAN; from the coding sequence ATGATATTCAACCTTCGGTTTCTGCTGCTCGTTATATTTTTCTGGCTGTCACCACACAGTCAAGCACAACCACCACGGCTAATGCTGGCCAATACATATCACTTAGAACAAGCCATAGACTTAAGCGATTACTGGGTCAGCGAAAAACTGGATGGCATTCGTGCTTACTGGGACGGCACAGACCTTAAAACCCGCAATGGGAATACGATAAAACTGCCAGTCCATCTAAAAAACACACTACCCAACACACCTTTAGATGGAGAGCTATGGCTAGGCAGGCAAACATTTGACAAAATCAACGCGCTAATCCACACCCGCACACCCACTTCACAGCAGTGGCTCGGCGTTCAATATAAAGTTTTTGACCTCCCTCAATATGCAGGCGAATTCAACGAACGGCTATCGACTCTTCAGGCAATGTACGCAGAATCCCCTAATACTTTCTGGTCGCCAGTCGAGCAATTTAAAGTCGAAAACCAAACGCAACTGGAACAACATCTACTAGACATCGAAAAACTCGGTGGCGAAGGCCTAATGCTACACAAAGGCAGCAGCCTCTACGCCGGCACAAGAACCAATGATTTACTCAAACTTAAAAGCTTCCAAGATGCTGAAGCCGTAGTCATTGGCCATACTGCAGGCAAAGGGAAATACACCGGAATGGTCGGGGCACTTATCGTAAAAATAGAAGGTGGCGTAACATTCAATATTGGCACAGGCCTGAGCGACGCGGATCGCGCCACCCCACCAACAATAGGCAGTGTTATCACTTACAAATATTTTGGCTTAACGCATAAAGGCACGCCGCGTTTTGCCAGCTACCTGCGAACACGCACTAGCAAAGTCGCAAACTAG
- the pssA gene encoding CDP-diacylglycerol--serine O-phosphatidyltransferase, whose translation MSNPDDNNFNDVEEHPISQIVDEHVEEVEEKGKKIRRKGVYLLPNLFTTAALFAGFFAIVSGMNGDFANAGMAIFAAQMLDGFDGRVARMTNTTSAFGVQYDSLSDMVSFGLAPALVMFSWGLEPLGKLGWAAAFIFCACAALRLARFNTQVEVVDKRYFVGLASPPAAAILAATVWSWSDTVPSYEVSIALALMTTVIGLLMVSNIRYTSFKGLDLKGRVPFVVLFAAVLIFVLVTVDPARMLLLMAVTYCFSGPVAWVFGLLRAQKAEKAPPAEANKDSAE comes from the coding sequence ATGTCGAATCCAGATGACAACAACTTTAACGATGTGGAAGAGCATCCAATCTCACAGATTGTGGATGAGCATGTTGAAGAGGTAGAGGAAAAGGGAAAGAAAATTCGCCGTAAGGGCGTTTATTTGCTCCCTAATTTATTTACCACTGCTGCTCTTTTTGCTGGCTTTTTCGCGATTGTTTCGGGTATGAATGGTGATTTTGCTAATGCAGGCATGGCGATTTTTGCCGCCCAAATGCTCGATGGTTTTGATGGCCGCGTTGCCCGCATGACCAATACCACTAGCGCGTTTGGTGTTCAGTATGACAGTCTTTCGGATATGGTTTCCTTTGGGCTTGCGCCAGCATTGGTCATGTTTAGCTGGGGGTTAGAGCCTTTAGGAAAGCTTGGTTGGGCGGCGGCGTTCATCTTCTGTGCTTGCGCGGCATTGCGCTTGGCGCGCTTCAATACTCAGGTCGAGGTTGTCGACAAGCGTTATTTTGTTGGTTTGGCGAGCCCTCCTGCCGCGGCTATTTTGGCAGCTACAGTATGGAGTTGGTCGGATACAGTTCCTTCTTATGAGGTGTCTATTGCATTGGCGTTAATGACGACTGTCATTGGCTTGCTGATGGTTTCAAATATTCGCTACACCTCATTTAAAGGGTTGGATTTAAAGGGGCGGGTTCCATTTGTTGTCTTGTTTGCTGCGGTATTGATCTTTGTGTTGGTCACAGTTGATCCTGCAAGAATGCTTCTTCTTATGGCTGTGACTTATTGTTTCTCGGGGCCGGTGGCCTGGGTTTTCGGCCTTTTGCGCGCACAAAAGGCCGAAAAAGCGCCGCCTGCGGAGGCTAATAAAGACTCTGCGGAGTAA
- a CDS encoding YifB family Mg chelatase-like AAA ATPase, with protein sequence MSLAVIHTRALLGVEAPCVQTEVHLANGLPAFTIVGLPETAVKESKDRVRSAIVNSHFEFPQRRITVNLAPADLPKQSGRYDLAIALGILAASEQIPSTQLNNYEFIGELALTGELRGVRGAIASAKACVNANRVLICPKANEPEAAFCAAQNSLVASTLLEVAAHLHQRVSLPNPEVNLAPQSATSYPDLADIKGQLQARRALEVAAAGGHNLLFFGPPGTGKSMLAARLGGILPPLSNDEALDVATIQSIIGNSQPELWRQRPFRSPHHTASGVALVGGGGQPKPGEISLAHQGVLFLDELPEFPRSVLEVLREPLESGRVSISRANAQVEFPAQFQLIAAMNPCPCGYVGDQTQRCRCSPQQIARYRQKISGPLLDRIDLHVPVATLPISDLHSKPQGECSATVRARVEHCRAHQLQRQQCPNSQLKGNLLQEHCSLDLASKNLLAQAVTKLNMSARGYDRILRVSRTLADMAGEAHISATHLGEALNYRALDRSQQL encoded by the coding sequence ATGTCTCTTGCCGTTATTCATACTCGCGCGCTGCTAGGCGTAGAAGCCCCCTGCGTACAAACCGAGGTCCATCTCGCCAATGGTTTACCTGCATTTACCATTGTTGGCCTGCCAGAAACCGCCGTAAAAGAAAGTAAAGATCGCGTACGCAGCGCCATTGTGAATAGTCACTTTGAATTCCCTCAGCGCCGCATTACTGTGAATCTTGCGCCAGCAGATCTCCCAAAACAAAGTGGTCGCTACGATTTAGCCATTGCATTGGGCATTCTTGCTGCATCAGAGCAAATCCCTTCAACCCAATTGAACAATTACGAATTTATTGGCGAGCTTGCTCTAACAGGAGAACTACGCGGTGTTCGCGGCGCCATTGCTAGCGCAAAAGCCTGCGTCAACGCCAACAGAGTACTTATTTGCCCTAAAGCCAACGAACCAGAGGCCGCATTTTGCGCAGCACAAAATAGCCTAGTCGCAAGCACATTACTCGAAGTTGCCGCACACCTGCATCAACGCGTAAGCCTACCCAACCCAGAAGTTAATTTAGCCCCGCAAAGCGCTACAAGCTACCCAGACCTTGCCGATATAAAAGGCCAACTACAAGCCCGCCGCGCGCTCGAGGTTGCCGCAGCTGGGGGGCACAACTTGCTTTTTTTTGGCCCGCCAGGAACGGGGAAGAGCATGCTGGCAGCCAGGCTTGGCGGTATTTTACCGCCTCTTAGCAATGACGAGGCGCTGGACGTTGCCACTATTCAGTCAATCATCGGCAATAGCCAACCAGAGCTATGGCGCCAACGGCCATTTAGATCTCCGCATCACACCGCCTCTGGCGTAGCGTTAGTTGGCGGAGGCGGGCAACCAAAGCCAGGCGAAATCTCACTCGCCCATCAAGGTGTACTGTTCCTTGATGAACTACCTGAATTTCCACGCTCGGTCCTTGAGGTATTGCGTGAACCCCTCGAAAGCGGCCGTGTCTCAATATCGCGCGCCAACGCACAAGTCGAATTCCCGGCACAATTTCAACTTATTGCAGCAATGAATCCGTGCCCGTGCGGTTATGTTGGTGATCAAACACAACGCTGCCGGTGTAGCCCGCAACAAATAGCCCGCTATCGGCAAAAAATATCAGGCCCGCTATTAGACCGTATTGACCTACACGTACCTGTGGCCACCCTCCCGATTAGTGACCTACATAGCAAACCGCAAGGCGAATGTAGCGCAACCGTAAGAGCGCGAGTTGAGCACTGCAGGGCACATCAACTCCAGCGGCAACAGTGCCCAAACAGTCAGCTCAAGGGCAATTTATTACAGGAACATTGCAGCCTAGACCTAGCCAGCAAAAACCTACTTGCGCAAGCCGTGACGAAACTTAACATGTCTGCTCGTGGTTACGACCGCATATTACGCGTATCCCGAACACTGGCCGATATGGCTGGCGAAGCCCATATATCGGCAACACATTTAGGCGAGGCGCTCAATTACCGCGCACTCGACCGTTCACAGCAACTCTAA
- a CDS encoding serine/threonine-protein kinase produces the protein MRTIEIPGYTIKRPLDKGGMATVYLAVQTSLARQVAIKVMSEELSKDQSFAERFDQEAKIASRLAHPNIVTIFDYGSISTEKESTSYLVMAFIDGQDLKTLQPKLPLVTRLQVIQDIANALHYAHQQGVIHRDIKPQNILLQKDSHRALLTDFGIAKAHKNTQELTQTGMTLGTPHYMSPEQALGKVIDHRADIYSLGVVLYFLLTGQTPYNGDSEVEIGIKHSIDPIPNLPEIFACFQAIIDKSLAKSPENRYQTAQEFSEAIGRVSIDNLTTLVQSINNQSEAPTQISTAPPQLHQSTKEQSRLNNIKTTAISTVVTTTLLLLAFWFFQPIMQKQDAPPREPEKKRLTLQTEPARAEANRNRDTIKTALTCQYTTINTWGNGWQGRISLSNTSNQTINQWRITFTLPSNSRITNSFVTQIASNENAITLTPHDWNKIINANTTLKLEFQGNGAAPNQLSDLHCNG, from the coding sequence ATGCGCACAATCGAGATTCCAGGCTACACCATAAAACGCCCTCTAGATAAAGGCGGTATGGCGACGGTCTATTTAGCAGTACAAACATCGCTCGCAAGGCAAGTCGCCATTAAGGTTATGAGCGAAGAGCTTAGTAAAGACCAAAGTTTTGCTGAGCGCTTTGACCAAGAGGCCAAAATAGCTAGCAGGCTAGCTCACCCTAACATTGTCACCATTTTCGACTATGGGTCGATTAGCACCGAGAAAGAGTCTACCTCGTACCTTGTAATGGCTTTTATTGACGGTCAAGACTTAAAAACACTGCAACCTAAACTTCCTTTGGTGACACGGTTACAGGTCATTCAAGATATTGCCAATGCGCTCCACTACGCGCACCAGCAAGGAGTTATTCACCGCGATATAAAACCACAAAATATATTGTTACAAAAAGATAGTCATCGAGCACTACTGACCGATTTCGGTATTGCTAAAGCCCACAAAAATACGCAAGAGCTCACACAAACAGGGATGACACTGGGCACCCCCCACTATATGAGCCCAGAGCAAGCTCTTGGCAAAGTGATTGATCATCGAGCCGACATTTATAGCTTGGGCGTGGTACTGTATTTTTTATTAACAGGGCAAACGCCCTACAACGGGGACTCCGAAGTAGAAATAGGTATTAAGCACTCTATTGACCCAATCCCCAATTTACCTGAAATATTCGCATGCTTTCAGGCCATTATTGACAAATCCCTCGCTAAATCTCCTGAAAACCGATACCAAACAGCGCAAGAATTTTCAGAAGCTATTGGAAGGGTATCGATCGACAACTTAACTACGTTGGTGCAGTCAATAAATAATCAAAGCGAAGCCCCAACCCAAATATCCACAGCACCACCACAATTACACCAAAGCACAAAAGAACAAAGCCGCCTAAATAATATTAAAACGACCGCAATCAGCACCGTCGTCACAACCACACTATTGCTTTTAGCATTTTGGTTTTTTCAGCCCATAATGCAAAAACAAGACGCACCCCCGCGTGAGCCTGAAAAAAAACGCCTAACACTTCAAACGGAGCCGGCACGAGCAGAAGCAAATAGAAACCGCGACACCATCAAAACCGCACTAACTTGCCAATACACAACAATTAATACTTGGGGGAATGGCTGGCAGGGACGTATATCACTATCGAATACGTCCAACCAAACGATTAACCAATGGAGGATTACTTTTACGCTGCCTTCAAATAGCCGTATTACAAATTCTTTCGTCACCCAAATTGCCAGCAACGAAAACGCAATAACTTTAACGCCGCACGACTGGAATAAGATAATAAACGCCAACACTACATTAAAACTAGAATTCCAAGGGAACGGGGCAGCACCAAACCAGTTAAGTGATCTACACTGTAATGGTTAA